The genomic region ATATGGGGAAGACGGGATTTTGCGTTCGGAAGATGCCAGTTTTTTAATGGAAGCAGCCGCTTTTTCCGAAGCAAGCAGGCAGGAAGTAAACCCGGTTTGTTTAGTTCCTGCATTGACGCCGGCGGTAGCAGCAGTTGAATCAGGCACGGTCATTGAACCTAAACAGTTAGTTAAAGCCTGTAAGAGTATGCTGCGCAAAAAAGAGTTTACTATCATCGAAGGGGTGGGTGGGATCTTGGCCCCTATTTGGGAAGATTATTTGGTAGCCGATATGGTACGTGACCTTGCCCTGCCGGTGCTTGTGATTACCCGGCCTAATTTAGGCACGATCAATCATACGGTGCTTACTGTTGATTATGCCCAAAGGCATGGAATCCAGGTAAGGGGAATCATCGTCAATCATTGGAATCAGGAACAAATTAGCGTAAAAGAACGCAGCAATTTGGAGTATATTGAGCGTTTAGGCAAAGTGCCGGTATTAGGAACGTTCCCCACAGTAGCCGGCCTTGTGGCCGGTAAACAAGCTATGCGCCAATTAGGTGATTTGGCGGAACAGCATCTGGCTATTGATAGGATTCTTTGTTTTGAAGGGAGAGATGAGTATGATAGACACGGAGCGTAAGGATAAAACGTTTGTTTGGCATCCGTTCACGCAAATGCAGGATTGGGCGGCCAGGCCGCAAAAGGTGATTGCGGCGGCGAAGGGAATAAAATTGATTGATACGGAAGGTAAGGAGTTTTATGACGGAGTGTCCTCGCTATGGGTAAATATTCATGGACATCAACACAGCAAGATTGATCAGGCCATCATTGAACAGTTGGGGAAAGTTGCCCATACGACCATGTTAGGGTTGTCCAACATTCCTGCCGTTGAATTGGCAGAACAACTAGTCGCGGTGACGCCTTGCGGGTTGAATAAGGTATTTTATTCGGATGACGGTTCTACGGCAGTGGAAGTGGCGCTAAAAATGGCATTTCAATATTGGCAGCATAAAGGAAAAATGAAAAAACAAAAATTTATTTCCTTGCAACAGGCTTATCACGGTGATACGGTGGGAACGGTCAGTGTTGGCGGGATTGATTTATTCCACAGAGTATTTAAGCCACTCTTGTTTAGCACGGTTCAAATACCCTCTCCTTCCTGTTATCATTGCCAAATACATTCCGAACCCGCAATTTGCGGTTTACAATGTGCGGCAGCGTTAGAAGCCGTACTTGCCGAGCATCACGAGGAGATTGCGGCCATGGTGATTGAGCCGATGGTGCAGGCTGCCGCCGGTATGCTCATGTCCCCGTCCGGCTATTTAGCCAAGATACGGGAAATTACCCGCAAGTATGATGTTTTGCTTATTGCCGATGAAGTGGCGACAGGTTTTGGCCGGACAGGAAAAATGTTCGCCTGCGAACATGAAGGGGTTGAACCCGACATAATGACGTTATCGAAAGGGATTACCGGCGGCTACATGCCATTGGCGGCGACGCTGACGACCGATGAAATCTATCAGGCTTTCCTGGGCGGCTACTCGGAAAAAAAGACTTTTTATCATGGCCATTCTTACACGGGAAATCCGTTGGCTTGTGCAGCGGCGTTGGCAAATTTGGCAATATTTAAGGAAGAACGAGTTATCGAAGGCCTTGCTCCCAAGATTGAGGCGGCAGCTGCCAAACTAAAAGAAATGGAAGCGCTTACCCATGTGGGTAGTGTAAGGCAGTGTGGCTTGATCATTGGTATTGAACTCATGCAGGATAAGTACTGTAAAATCCCTTATCCCTGGGAAGCTGCCTCCGGTGCCAGCGTATGCTGCAAAGCCAGAGAGTATGGGCTTATTATTCGTCCGATTGGCGATGTGATCATATGCATGCCTCCGCTGGCGAGTACAGTGGAAGAAATCGAAACAATGCTGGAGATCATTAAACGCTCTATCAGGGAAATCACAGAAACCAGCATGGCTACTACGGCCTTGGTACAACCTACCGATCTATGATGATTGGCCGCAACGGCATTTTTTCTTTTTGACGGAGTGGGAAGGATTTATCTAGAAAAGAGGAGAAGACTAAGGGTAGCTTATCGCTGGGAGGAAATTAGCCATATGTCCCGAAAAAATGCCATTTTAACTTACACGAATACATTGTTTTACCCACTTGATCCCCGGGCGGAGGAAATCCATATAGAAGATATTGCGCATGCTCTGTCGCAGATGTGCCGGGCGAACGGTCATTTCAAAAAATTTCATAGTGTCGCCCAGCATTGTATAAATTGTACGTTAGAAGCCCGGGCCAGACATTTGAGTGAACGGGTTCAATTGGCCTGTTTGCTTCATGATGCCAGTGAAGCATATATTTCTGATATCACCAGGCCGGTAAAATGTTATTTGAAGGAATACTGTAGAATCGAACACAAGCTGCAACAGGCTATTTATGCTAAATTTTGTCTTGGGGACATGAACGAGGCTGAATTAAAGGAAGTTGAGGCAGTGGATAATGCCTTGTTATATTATGAATTTGAACGGTTACATCATCAGGGAATTCATAAACAGCCACCTAGGGTTTTTTCCTCACCTGACACTAGCGAGCGCAATATGACGGCAGTAGAGAGGCAATTTCTTCAATTGACGGAACAATTGCTGGAACATATAGCAAGTAAGAACAGATAATTGGAACTGTAGAAAGAATGCAAAAACAGGAGGATATTGCGTGGACATCAGTCAATTTGCCATACATAGCCTTATGCTTATTTTGCTTATAACCGGATTTTTTCTAACCGTTGTTTCTTTGCCGGGTAATTTGTTTCTTTTCATTATAGCTCTGCTGTATGGTTGTTA from Propionispora vibrioides harbors:
- the bioA gene encoding adenosylmethionine--8-amino-7-oxononanoate transaminase, translating into MIDTERKDKTFVWHPFTQMQDWAARPQKVIAAAKGIKLIDTEGKEFYDGVSSLWVNIHGHQHSKIDQAIIEQLGKVAHTTMLGLSNIPAVELAEQLVAVTPCGLNKVFYSDDGSTAVEVALKMAFQYWQHKGKMKKQKFISLQQAYHGDTVGTVSVGGIDLFHRVFKPLLFSTVQIPSPSCYHCQIHSEPAICGLQCAAALEAVLAEHHEEIAAMVIEPMVQAAAGMLMSPSGYLAKIREITRKYDVLLIADEVATGFGRTGKMFACEHEGVEPDIMTLSKGITGGYMPLAATLTTDEIYQAFLGGYSEKKTFYHGHSYTGNPLACAAALANLAIFKEERVIEGLAPKIEAAAAKLKEMEALTHVGSVRQCGLIIGIELMQDKYCKIPYPWEAASGASVCCKAREYGLIIRPIGDVIICMPPLASTVEEIETMLEIIKRSIREITETSMATTALVQPTDL
- the bioD gene encoding dethiobiotin synthase: MGRGIFITATDTDIGKTYISGAIAVALRLRGINTGVMKPVASGAVYGEDGILRSEDASFLMEAAAFSEASRQEVNPVCLVPALTPAVAAVESGTVIEPKQLVKACKSMLRKKEFTIIEGVGGILAPIWEDYLVADMVRDLALPVLVITRPNLGTINHTVLTVDYAQRHGIQVRGIIVNHWNQEQISVKERSNLEYIERLGKVPVLGTFPTVAGLVAGKQAMRQLGDLAEQHLAIDRILCFEGRDEYDRHGA